Proteins encoded together in one Onychomys torridus chromosome 1, mOncTor1.1, whole genome shotgun sequence window:
- the LOC118572129 gene encoding protein FAM111A-like isoform X1 has protein sequence MEILHYFSQVPKGQNEPITSQMKMECRKRPKEITNNQDQKSHWEQNTPQDEKAPPRKTIIITFGTHHITIGVTDGETGSLYQALNTLDPVKREIERQTSKEMLVCGKEGIEGYINLGMPLRCFPAGSHVAITFSKTESKEKETNEVCGRFDPSSAECVVFYIHAVGSREQRILRCRELDKEGTKVCVYGFQGESIKATLRKDGRFHSFVDSDHWKLIDNDTIIANTQLVDVLQGKLFLIEVERKKSPWAVAATQNSELEDRNFSQLKGYIVNLYPILTAEREKLRAYIKEESEKRKKTNLFKAHRANFRKLTQNSTPGKVFKLLSQLSDSVGLIVWDNNGHRGSATCFVFKGMYMFTCRHVINDIVGEGVEPSQWADIISQCVRVTFEYQVFPIKEDSYCSVEPWFEVSDVTLDYAVLKLKGNGRHIPTGLCNGTPSESLSEFVYMIGHPDGKYKVVDGCTVVPENEQRRKCEDIQGRGAVSGSDPMQYIYMYTQRSFQKNIHEPGVVTWDNTFYCGSSGSPIFDARGSLIAMHTAGFICEYASGFSSVIELGSSMKHILDDIKQNHETWYNEICVFKGT, from the coding sequence GTCCCCAAAGGGCAGAATGAGCCCATAACTtctcaaatgaaaatggaatgtaGAAAAAGACCAAAGGAGATAACCAACAACCAAGACCAAAAATCACACTGGGAACAAAACACTCCACAAGATGAGAAAGCTCCCCCAAGGAAGACCATTATCATAACCTTCGGTACACACCACATAACaattggggttacagatgggGAGACAGGTAGCTTATACCAGGCACTCAACACCCTTGACCCTGTcaaaagagagatagaaagacagacaagcAAAGAAATGCTAGTGTGTGGCAAAGAAGGGATAGAAGGGTATATAAACCTTGGCATGCCTCTCCGTTGTTTTCCGGCAGGCAGCCATGTGGCCATTACATTTTCGAAAACTGAAAGTAAGGAGAAAGAAACTAATGAAGTGTGTGGCCGCTTTGACCCATCATCTGCTGAGTGTGTTGTGTTTTACATTCATGCCGTTGGGAGTAGGGAGCAAAGGATCCTGAGGTGCAGGGAACTTGACAAGGAGGGGACCAAAGTCTGTGTGTATGGCTTCCAAGGAGAGAGCATCAAGGCCACTCTGAGGAAGGATGGCAGATTTCATTCCTTTGTGGACAGTGACCATTGGAAACTCATTGACAATGATACCATCATAGCAAACACCCAGCTGGTTGATGTGTTACAGGGCAAGCTCTTTCTGATtgaggtggaaagaaagaaaagcccttGGGCGGTAGCAGCAACTCAGAATTCTGAGTTAGAGGACAGAAACTTCAGTCAGTTAAAAGGATACATTGTGAATTTGTACCCTATACTGACAGCAGAACGTGAGAAACTGAGAGCATACATCAAGGAAGaaagtgagaaaagaaagaaaactaatttaTTCAAAGCACATAGAGCAAACTTCAGGAAGCTGACCCAGAACTCCACCCCAGGTAAAGTCTTCAAACTTCTTTCACAGCTCAGTGACTCAGTTGGGCTCATAGTTTGGGACAACAATGGACACAGGGGTAGTGCCacatgctttgtttttaaagggatGTACATGTTCACTTGTCGACATGTAATAAATGACATTGTAGGGGAAGGCGTAGAGCCAAGTCAGTGGGCAGATATAATTAGTCAATGTGTAAGAGTGACATTTGAATATCAAGTGTTCCCCATCAAAGAAGACAGCTATTGCTCTGTTGAACCTTGGTTTGAGGTGTCTGATGTAACTCTTGATtatgctgtcctgaaactgaaaGGAAACGGACGGCATATTCCTACAGGACTCTGTAATGGAACACCTTCTGAATCACTTAGTGAGTTTGTGTATATGATTGGTCACCCAGACGGAAAATATAAGGTTGTTGATGGTTGTACTGTGGTACCTGAAAATGAGCAAAGAAGGAAATGTGAGGACATTCAGGGTAGAGGAGCAGTGAGTGGCAGTGATCCCATGCAGTATATCTATATGTACACCcaaagaagcttccagaagaaCATCCATGAACCTGGTGTGGTTACCTGGGATAACACTTTTTATTGTGGTTCTTCTGGATCTCCTATATTTGATGCTAGAGGATCACTGATAGCCATGCACACTGCTGGCTTCATTTGTGAGTATGCAAGTGGGTTTTCCAGTGTTATTGAATTGGGCTCCTCAATGAAACACATCCTTGATGATATTAAGCAAAACCATGAAACATGGTACAATGAAATTTGTGTGTTCAAAGGGACGTAG
- the LOC118577766 gene encoding protein FAM111A-like has translation MTTEDDRNYRGKMVLKVNHLHHLQATMSCNKHRSQEVHSSLSRNMKITYHSSQILQGEKNDDLNLQMQMGSRKRPNEIPNTQDQRLYSSKKTRQDQTTLPVKIINITLGVSPKAHMEIRICGETGRLYEALISLDPVKREIERQTGKEMLVRGKEGIEGYINLGMPLCCFPEVSHVVITFSKIESKEKENNEVCGHFDPSSAECVVFYIHGVGSRGQRILRCRELDKEGIKVCVYGFKGESIKATLRKDGRFHSFVDSDHWKLIDNDTIIANTQLVDVLQGKLFLIEVERKKSHWVAAATQNSELEDRNFSQLKGYIVNLYPTLTAEREKMRAYIKEESENSKERSLFKAHRRKFRELTKSSTPSKVFRLLSQFIDSTGLIVWDNNGKRGSATCFVFRGLYIFTCRHILNDIVGEGIEPLQCPDLISQRVRVTFDDEDCGEPASNFNSYFCIEPWLGIADETLDYAVLKLKKNGQHVPAGLYNGIAVVHPRELTYMIGYPKGQRVIEGCTGIPQGISREKNQQCVLGTEAAGHNHSLKYHHMYTQRSFQEIFDNPDDFTYNTFYCGSSGSPVFDCNGSLVAMHTTGFVCEFERGVYNIIEFGTRMESILDDIKKKDEIWYNENCVNQQDIEISNEAKINQQNVEMDKETYINQQDVEMDNEDYINQQDIEMYSVYF, from the coding sequence attCTTCAAGGAGAGAAGAATGACGACCTGAATTTGCAAATGCAAATGGGATCTCGAAAAAGACCAAATGAGATACCCAACACCCAAGATCAAAGACTATATTCCTCTAAGAAAACTCGACAAGATCAGACCACTCTTCCAGTTAAAATTATCAACATCACCTTGGGGGTAAGCCCCAAGGCACATATGGAAATTCGCATCTGTGGGGAGACAGGTAGATTATATGAGGCACTCATCTCCCTTGACCCTGTcaaaagagagatagaaagacagacaggcaaaGAAATGCTGGTACGTGGCAAAGAAGGGATAGAAGGGTACATAAACCTTGGCATGCCCCTCTGCTGTTTCCCAGAAGTCAGCCATGTGGTCATTACGTTTTCCAAAATTGAaagtaaggagaaagaaaataatgaagtgtGTGGCCACTTTGACCCGTCATCTGCTGAGTGTGTTGTGTTTTACATTCATGGAGTAGGGAGTAGGGGGCAAAGGATCCTAAGGTGCAGGGAACTTGACAAGGAGGGGATCAAAGTCTGTGTGTATGGCTTCAAAGGAGAGAGCATCAAGGCCACTCTGAGGAAGGATGGCAGGTTTCATTCCTTTGTGGACAGTGACCATTGGAAACTCATTGACAATGATACCATCATAGCAAACACCCAGCTGGTTGATGTGTTACAGGGCAAGCTCTTTCTGATtgaggtggaaagaaagaaaagccattgGGTGGCAGCAGCAACTCAGAATTCTGAGTTAGAGGACAGAAACTTCAGTCAGTTAAAAGGATACATTGTGAATTTGTACCCCACACTGACAGCAGAACGTGAGAAAATGAGAGCATACATCAAGGAAGAAAGTGAAAACAGTAAAGAACGGTCTCTTTTCAAAGCCCATAGGAGGAAGTTCCGGGAACTGACAAAAAGCTCTACTCCAAGTAAAGTCTTCAGACTTCTCTCACAGTTCATTGATTCCACTGGACTCATAGTTTGGGACAATAATGGAAAGAGGGGTAGCGCCACGTGCTTCGTTTTTAGAGGGTTGTACATTTTCACTTGTCGGCATATATTAAATGACATTGTGGGAGAAGGAATAGAGCCACTCCAGTGTCCAGACCTAATTAGCCAACGTGTGAGGGTGACATTTGATGACGAAGATTGTGGAGAGCCAGCCTCAAACTTCAACAGTTATTTTTGCATTGAACCGTGGCTTGGTATAGCTGATGAAACTCTTGACTACGCTGTCCTGAAACTGAAGAAAAACGGACAACATGTGCCTGCTGGACTGTACAATGGAATAGCTGTTGTACACCCCAGGGAGTTGACATATATGATTGGCTATCCAAAAGGACAAAGGGTTATTGAGGGTTGTACAGGGATCCCTCAAGGTATatcaagagagaaaaatcagCAATGTGTTCTTGGAACAGAAGCAGCAGGTCATAATCATTCTTTAAAGTACCATCATATGTATACTCAGAGAAGTTTCCAAGAAATATTTGACAACCCTGATGACTTTACCTATAATACTTTTTATTGTGGCTCTTCTGGATCTCCAGTATTTGATTGTAATGGTTCTCTGGTGGCCATGCATACTACTGGCTTTGTTTGTGAGTTTGAAAGAGGAGTTTATAATATCATTGAGTTTGGTACAAGGATGGAATCCATCCTTGATGATattaagaaaaaagatgaaatatgGTATAATGAAAATTGTGTAAATCAGCAGGATATAGAAATAAGCAATGAAGCCAAGATAAATCAGCAGAATGTAGAAATGGACAAAGAAACCTATATAAATCAGCAAGATGTAGAAATGGACAATGAAGATTATATAAATCAGCAGGATATAGAAATGTATAGTGTATATTTTTGA
- the LOC118572129 gene encoding protein FAM111A-like isoform X2, which produces MEILHYFSQVPKGQNEPITSQMKMECRKRPKEITNNQDQKSHWEQNTPQDEKAPPRKTIIITFAEREKLRAYIKEESEKRKKTNLFKAHRANFRKLTQNSTPGKVFKLLSQLSDSVGLIVWDNNGHRGSATCFVFKGMYMFTCRHVINDIVGEGVEPSQWADIISQCVRVTFEYQVFPIKEDSYCSVEPWFEVSDVTLDYAVLKLKGNGRHIPTGLCNGTPSESLSEFVYMIGHPDGKYKVVDGCTVVPENEQRRKCEDIQGRGAVSGSDPMQYIYMYTQRSFQKNIHEPGVVTWDNTFYCGSSGSPIFDARGSLIAMHTAGFICEYASGFSSVIELGSSMKHILDDIKQNHETWYNEICVFKGT; this is translated from the exons GTCCCCAAAGGGCAGAATGAGCCCATAACTtctcaaatgaaaatggaatgtaGAAAAAGACCAAAGGAGATAACCAACAACCAAGACCAAAAATCACACTGGGAACAAAACACTCCACAAGATGAGAAAGCTCCCCCAAGGAAGACCATTATCATAACCTTCG CAGAACGTGAGAAACTGAGAGCATACATCAAGGAAGaaagtgagaaaagaaagaaaactaatttaTTCAAAGCACATAGAGCAAACTTCAGGAAGCTGACCCAGAACTCCACCCCAGGTAAAGTCTTCAAACTTCTTTCACAGCTCAGTGACTCAGTTGGGCTCATAGTTTGGGACAACAATGGACACAGGGGTAGTGCCacatgctttgtttttaaagggatGTACATGTTCACTTGTCGACATGTAATAAATGACATTGTAGGGGAAGGCGTAGAGCCAAGTCAGTGGGCAGATATAATTAGTCAATGTGTAAGAGTGACATTTGAATATCAAGTGTTCCCCATCAAAGAAGACAGCTATTGCTCTGTTGAACCTTGGTTTGAGGTGTCTGATGTAACTCTTGATtatgctgtcctgaaactgaaaGGAAACGGACGGCATATTCCTACAGGACTCTGTAATGGAACACCTTCTGAATCACTTAGTGAGTTTGTGTATATGATTGGTCACCCAGACGGAAAATATAAGGTTGTTGATGGTTGTACTGTGGTACCTGAAAATGAGCAAAGAAGGAAATGTGAGGACATTCAGGGTAGAGGAGCAGTGAGTGGCAGTGATCCCATGCAGTATATCTATATGTACACCcaaagaagcttccagaagaaCATCCATGAACCTGGTGTGGTTACCTGGGATAACACTTTTTATTGTGGTTCTTCTGGATCTCCTATATTTGATGCTAGAGGATCACTGATAGCCATGCACACTGCTGGCTTCATTTGTGAGTATGCAAGTGGGTTTTCCAGTGTTATTGAATTGGGCTCCTCAATGAAACACATCCTTGATGATATTAAGCAAAACCATGAAACATGGTACAATGAAATTTGTGTGTTCAAAGGGACGTAG